In Pangasianodon hypophthalmus isolate fPanHyp1 chromosome 5, fPanHyp1.pri, whole genome shotgun sequence, the DNA window AGAAAAGCAGGATGACGCTTAAACCTATCTATAGACTCATGACCACTTGctccaaacaaaataaaataaaatgcataaatttagagaaaaaaaaaaaagactgattaGTCAACTGATTAGTCAACTTGTCGACTGGGACTGCTATAGTTCTCATGTCAGATTTAACTCAATGTGCCAAAGTGGTTTTCTTTCATATGCcaaacattcactcacattgTTAGACTTCTTCATCAGCAATGGTGAAATCTATCTGCATGAGTACACTAATTATTACATGGAGTCCATTCAAAGCGTCAGGCTCTAACAGATGTGTGAgcacctcacacacaaacaataatgTTTATTCTTCCCTTGAGGCTTGTGACACACTGCCAGTGCACAGCAATGTGAAAAAAGACTACTTTATTCTGCTCCAAATTTCACTCATATGTTATAAGCAGTGAAGCTCCTGTTTGTATGCACTAATGAGAAGAATAATGAGGCATCCTGTTCTATACAAAATTCTGTGTGCTTCTTTTCATTACTTTCAAACCAGTTATCACAAATAATATAATCAACCAATATATTACACAAAAAAGGTTACACAAAGGTTGATAAATGTTGGACTGCTAACCAGATATGGCTATAGGTCCAAGCCttcaatttagaaaaaaataaatgcagcgcTGTTTTATCACTGGCTCGGAACAACATGTTTACACAAGCATTTTATCCCTGAATCAATACAGCACAATCCATCAGGTCCAGTTAAAGTACCCGCAAAACATTTCTACACCTTTACCCTAAAAGATAATGCAAAAATCTATCAATTTGCATGCACACGAAATCAGAAACTCCACCAAGTCTTTCCATCCCAAACTTACCCCTCTACTACAgtatttacagtactgtgcaaaagtcttaagcacatgcaaagaaatgctgtagagtaaagctgccttcaaaaataatgaaattaaatgtttctacatttaaaaaaatactataaagagcagtaaacagtaataaatgaaacaaagtcaatatttggtgtgatgatcctttgctttttttaaaaaaaaaaaaaaatagtagtctcaggtagaatttgtgcagttttataaggaaatgagctgtaagtgttactgagcatcttgcagaaccagccacagttcttctggagactttgactgtcacacttgcttcttcttttgcagcaaaacccagcagccttcattatgagtttttttttttttttttgtctgaaaagtggtctcttatgtaatatgctgctttctttactgacatacaaacatttttctgtaacatttaaggttgtgctggaaaactaatgtttggaattctaaaatcagtactgtactgaatcagtaatgtagaagtcataaaataaaaatctataacaaaagtttgtactaaaaaaaaaaagggtgcctaagacttttgcacagtactgtatgctATGCTGATACCTATGGAATATCACACTATTACAAAATTACAATATAGCAAGAGCCTAAATTTGAGAAATATGATTATATATCTGAAGAAAATTAGATACAAagatttggagcactaaacagataccgACACACATAGTACTGCATTACACCCTTATTTAGCATATTAGAATCTAACCATGTTAGACTTTGCATATTTTTCTGAAATCACAAACTGAGTTTCACCATAATTCGTCATCATCATAACTCTTCAATCATTTGTACACAGAAGTACTGAGAAAGCCTCTgctttaaatggaaaatgtatGACTATATAATCTTAATATCAAAGACAATCCAttcaaaattacattttaaattaatcagACACAGGTCTGGTCAGTGTGGCTGTACTTAGGAACATCTTCCTGCAATTGTTTGAATGTatgtttcaatttaaaaaaaaaagctatcatCATGTACCCTAGCAGGTCTATTCATCGAAAAAGTAAAGTATATATCCTGACACTATCATAACTCAGCTCTAAATCTGAGGTGTGGAAGCACTGAATACTATTCAGTCCAATAATTCCTGCAGTGATGAGATTTGTCAACTATGAGAAGCCCGTGAATGTGGATACTCTGTGCTGTAAATAATACATCAGCTACTGACACAGCTGACACAACAACTGACTTCTCATTTTTGTTGAGATGTCAAGTCTGGAAAAATGCTGCAAGGCATTATGGTATGGTATACACAGGGTAATAAAATGAACTGGTAAGTGTTACAGTGAGCTGAATTTTGATAATTCATCACATTGGAAGGTTTTAGGAGAGACCAAATAGTTATGCTATTGTATCTCTGAAACGTTATGCACACACTTACTCTTCTACGTAACCCAGGAGAATTTTCAATCATTGTAAATCAGCATCCACTTGAACCTggatacaatgaaattcttgaAGAAGAGGTGCTAGACCAGAGAACTGAACCTCCTTACCTGTGGTTTCCACAATTCCTTCCAGGATCACCACAATTTCAAACTGCTCGGTCTGCATGGAGCGCTGGGAGAGCTCATAAAAGGGACTTTTACTGTCAATCACATGACAAATGGTGAGGGGAGACACCAAGAAGAGCTGATCTGCCCCAGTGCTGAAACCCACATCTAGCTCCAGCTGATCTAGAGGGAGGAACTCACCTTCAGGGGTCTGtcgagactgagagagagagagagagagagagagagagatttggggAGACACAGTACCACTTTAAAATATGGTGGATTTGTCAGCTGTCTTTACAGCTCTTGTACATTTCATGTAACAACCAAAGCTATCAATCATAGAGTATCaatgaagaagaggagaaacTGTCTAGAGTGGCAAGGCAGTAGGGCAGGCAGCATTATTAGGGCATGTAGCGTTgttgtctcacagctccaggggcCCTGCGTGGTGTTTCTGTACATGTTCTCCATGTATTCACCTGAGTTTCCTTCgcattctccagtttcctcccacctcccacaaCGCATGCTGGTAGTGGATTGACAacactaaattgtccctaggtgtgaatgtatgtgtgcaaagtgccctgtaatggactaactcacgcccagtgttcctgtgaTAGGCTCCGGACCCACCGCAACCCCGATCAGGATAATGCTGTTACTGAaggagaatgaatgaatgaagagatCATCTGTGCATCAAACAAATAAAcgataaacagtttttttctagTATTTTTGTAGTGAGTGTATAGGTTAAACAGACTAGTTTACAGCAGTGACTAAATATACCTATGATGACTTTAATTGTACTGGTCTATTGTGAttagatgaagaaaaataaaaaggagaaaTTAGATTAGAGGAATATTAAGCGAATGCTGGGGGAATCTCAGGAGCCATTTATGTTTGGAGAACCTTTGCCATATGGTTCCTGGAGACTCTTTTAAGACAATGTGAAGAACCTTTAAACAGAAGGAACCTCACTTTCATGGCTTGCACTTACTTTAAGCAGTTTGCAGCGGATCTGCGCTGAGACCATGTGGCTGTTGCGCAGGTTTCCGACCCTGAACATGAGCGTGAGTTTTCCGTCCCGCATGGAGATGGCTGCGTGCTCGCTGAACATCAGCGTCTCGGCCCTTTTCTTGGGCTGGGACATCTTAATGAACATGCAGCCTATTAAAAATGCGTCCACGATGGAGCCGAGGATGgactgaaagaggaacagaatGATGCCCTCGGGACACTTGTCCGTTATGTACCTGTAGCCGTAGCCGATAGTGGCCTCGGTCTCTATGAAGAAGAGGAAGGCTGAGGGGAAGTTGTACACGTTGGCCACACACGGTGTGTACTTGTCGTCGTGCGCTCGGCTCAGGTCTCCGCGCGCGTACGCGATCAGCCACCACATGGAGGCCATGAAGAGCCACGCCACCGTGTAGGTCAGGATGAATATGAACAGATTCCAGCGCCATTTCAGGTCCACTAGAGTGGTGAACAAGTCGGACAGGTAGCGACTGGTTTCTCCGCCCAGGTTACCGTGTTGGACGTTACAGCGGCCGTTCTTATCCACGAAGCGCTGCCGTTTCCGCTTCCGCTCCGGAGCGGCCTGGCCGAAGCCCGAGCCGCTGGATGAAGTGGTCACTATCTGGTAGTCGTCACCAAATTTTTTCCGAAGTGCAGACATGCTAGCCTGTGGAAGAGAGATTTAACTCAGGGTTACACTTGTACACAGCAGTATGACTTCATTCACCTACTAAACTTCCAGGAACACAGCTTAAGCCTGCTGGAGTTAATGCATCATTAAGGTAGActatgaaatgaaaagaatagTGAGATGACTTTACACACAGCGTTTTCCTTCTCACTGAAATGTTCTGTAAAGAGAGGGATTGTTGGATGTTGTTgaggaaagaaagataaagcCTTACGTGTGTGTTACCATACGGATCGTCTCCCTCCGCAGGTGTCGTTAGTGCATGTCAGTCAGTACAGCGCGTACAGGTAACTAAACATGAACTCAGACCTGCCTGATCACGACGCATGTctctttactaaaaaaaataaataaataaatcaggacAGATTCAAAAGAAAGAAGGCAGAAAGGCATGACCAGCTGTCCCCAGGCGCTGGACGCAGTTTCGCCCTTGATATCACCGCGTCGCTCATCTGCTCTGTCAGATCCCACACGAGCTTTAATCCAGTCCTGGATGCTCAAAGTTGTGCATCAGAGTTGCGCTCCCTCAACAGATGCGCCTTGGCCAGGCTTTCCACTCCGGGTGAACTGTGCAGCAGCCCTGCGGATTTAATGCGTCGCCACTTGGGGACTGGGATATCGGCTTTGTCTTGACTGTGTCTTCATGCGCATTTTGGTCATTGCGAGTGAGGCAGGAAGCGCGCTGTCCTCTCCACGAGCTGCCTGCGCCCTCAATAACAATAAGTTTCCGAAGCTCCCATTCTTGCCTTGCTCCCAAGTCACAACGTTTAGTTTCGTGGTCTTAGTGCCGCCTATTTCCGTCCCCGCGCTCTTGTCCCCGCACTTTGTGCGTTTCCCAGTGCGCTGCTgcggggttgccagattgactGTGCCTCGTGCTTTAACCAGGTACAACTCCCCCAAATTTACACTAGTTAATTCTatattctaatatatatatatatatatatatatatatatatatatatatatatatatatatatatatatatatatatgtatatgtatatatatgcgtgcgtgtgtgtgtgtgtgtgtgtgtgtgtgtgtatatatatatatatatatagtactgtgcaaaagtcttaggcacacaAACTAAGACTCAGATCCTAAAATCCCACATTTATCTCTACCTCAGATAAATGGCAGCTATTTTACTAGCAGTTTACTAGCTATGTGGTAATAGTATTTAGAATACAATTTTGTTAATATTGGTGAACAAATATCTCATTTTCTTATCAGATATATAATCATATTTCTCAAATTTAGCCTTTTgctattttgtaattttgtaatagTGTGATATTCCATAGGTATCAGCATAGCATAGcatgcagtactgtgcaaaagtcttaggcaccctattttgtttttagtacaagctttgttatagatttttattttatgacttctacattattgattcagtacaaaaacattttagaattccaaacattagttttccagcatcaaattaaatgttatagaaaaatgtttgtatgtcagtaaagaaagcagcatattacataagagacacttttcagaccaaaaaaagcataatgaaggctgctggattttgctgtaaaaataagaagcaagtgtgacagtcaaagtctccagaagaactgtggctgcttctgtaagatgctcagtaaaacttacagctcatttccttataaaactgcacaaattgtacctgagagtactgtttttttttttaaagcaaaggatcatcacaccaaatattgactttgttttatttattactgtttactgctctttatagtattttttaaatgtagaaacatttaatttcattatttttgaaggcatctttgctctatagcatttctttgcatgtgcttaagacttgtgcttatatacatatatatttatatatatatatatatatatatatatatatatatatatatatatataggtggGGCCTATTGATTTGACTTGTTtgtgagatctggggaatttggaggccaaggtGTTCTGTGGTATCTGTCACCAAGACATTAGTAGCAGATCCTCCATGGATCAACTctatggattggacttgtttgtccagcacgtcccaaagatgctcaatcagatggagatctggggaatttggagaccaagtcaacatcttgaactctttgtcaagttcctcaaaccattcctgaacaattattgcagtgtggcagggtgcataatcctgctgaaagaggccactgccattagggaataccgttgccattaAGAGGTGTACTTattctgcaacaatgtttaggtaggggtacatgtcaaagtaacatccacatgaatgccaggacccaaggtttcccagcagaacattgcccagagcttcacactgcctctgccggcttgccttcttcctatagtgcatcctggtgccatctcttccccaggtaagcgacaaaCACGCCCATTCTGCcaagaccaggccaccttctgccattactccatggtccagttctgatgctcacgtgtccattgtaggacaggtctcagcatgggcactctgaccggtctccggctacacagccccatacacagcaagctgtgatgcactgtgttctgacacctttctatcataaccaGGATTAACTTTTTCAAATGcatctgtgggatcggaccagaagcatcaatgagccttgggcaccatGATGgtgttcaccagttgtccttccttggaccacttttgataGGTACTatccactgcataccaggaacaccacacaagacctgccattttggagatgctctgaccaagttgtctagccatcacaagtTGGCTGTTGTCAAAGCTGcgcagatccttacacttgctcatttttcctgcttccaacacttcaactttgagaactgactgttcatttgctgcctaatatatccctaatatatcccattgtaacgagataatcaatgttattcacttcccctgtcagtggttttaatgtcatggctgatcagggtgtgtatgtatatatacataccacttatcctacacagggtcacaacagagcctggagcctagcccaggggactcagggcacaaggcaagggacaccctggatgggatgccaacccattgcagggcacaatctcgcacacacaaaaattcacacactatggacaatttgagatgccaatcagcctacaatgcatgtctttggactgggtgaggaaacccctgaagcctggaggcgggaatcaaaccctagaggtgcgaggcaaacgtgccaCAGTGCCTCATATATATGTGCAGTATATATATGAGGCACTGtggcacatatatatatatatatatatatatatatatatatatatatatatatatatatatatatatatatatgtattatactttaaaatactgtaaaaatatatactgtaaagcACCGCCACTGAACAGAAGGTAGAgtatctggcaaccctgtaaTGTACGGGCTTTTGTCTAGAGAGACGTCTATTTGGCTGCGGGAGGGAGCAATTTTTAGGGGACGGATGAGCATTTCGTTCATTCTAATATTTAAAAGAGCATtggttactgt includes these proteins:
- the kcnj3a gene encoding G protein-activated inward rectifier potassium channel 1 gives rise to the protein MSALRKKFGDDYQIVTTSSSGSGFGQAAPERKRKRQRFVDKNGRCNVQHGNLGGETSRYLSDLFTTLVDLKWRWNLFIFILTYTVAWLFMASMWWLIAYARGDLSRAHDDKYTPCVANVYNFPSAFLFFIETEATIGYGYRYITDKCPEGIILFLFQSILGSIVDAFLIGCMFIKMSQPKKRAETLMFSEHAAISMRDGKLTLMFRVGNLRNSHMVSAQIRCKLLKSRQTPEGEFLPLDQLELDVGFSTGADQLFLVSPLTICHVIDSKSPFYELSQRSMQTEQFEIVVILEGIVETTGMTCQARTSYTEDEVLWGHRFFPVISLEEGFFKVDYSQFHATFEVPTPPYSVKEQDEALLMSSPLTAPSLCNSGEKNNSLDCLELLEDAETTTKLPAKLQKMTGRDGLPRKLLRMSSTTSEMTYSLGDLSTKLQRISSVPGVSEEKNVSKSSKINAEPISQSVADLPPKLQRLAGGGGGGRMDGHLPPKLRKMNSDRFT